A portion of the Cellulophaga algicola DSM 14237 genome contains these proteins:
- a CDS encoding class I SAM-dependent methyltransferase — MKFYLKTKDYSVSQETFELFLDQELDMLITKPEPQVLDSYYDSEVYISHTDANVSLMDKIYQSVKKINLKNKLKVVAKHAVGKRLLDVGAGTGDFLVVAKENGWSGVGVEPNKKARDKAFEKGLVLKSALEDFSDEKFDVITLWHVLEHVPNLTDQVSRLSHLLSDKGILIVAVPNYKSFDAKYYKEYWAAFDVPRHLWHFSKSSITKLFSKENLKVSKVYPMIFDAFYVSLLSEKYKTGKQNFVAAFFVGLRSNIKAWRTKEYSSLIYVIKKAK; from the coding sequence ATGAAATTTTATTTAAAAACTAAAGACTATTCTGTTAGTCAGGAAACCTTTGAATTATTTCTGGATCAAGAATTAGATATGCTCATTACAAAACCAGAACCTCAGGTTTTGGATTCGTATTATGATAGTGAGGTGTATATTTCTCATACGGATGCTAATGTTTCTTTGATGGACAAAATCTATCAAAGTGTAAAAAAGATTAATCTTAAAAATAAGCTTAAGGTTGTTGCTAAACATGCAGTAGGAAAACGGCTTTTAGATGTTGGTGCGGGTACCGGAGATTTTTTAGTAGTGGCAAAAGAAAATGGATGGAGCGGAGTTGGTGTAGAGCCAAATAAAAAAGCACGAGATAAAGCTTTTGAAAAAGGCTTGGTTTTAAAATCAGCCTTAGAAGATTTCTCTGATGAAAAATTTGACGTCATTACCTTATGGCATGTATTAGAACATGTACCCAATTTAACCGATCAAGTAAGTAGGTTATCTCATCTTTTATCGGACAAAGGAATTTTAATTGTGGCTGTTCCTAATTATAAATCTTTCGATGCAAAATATTATAAAGAGTATTGGGCGGCTTTTGATGTGCCTAGACATCTTTGGCATTTTTCTAAATCTTCTATCACTAAGCTATTTTCTAAAGAAAATTTAAAAGTGTCAAAAGTCTACCCTATGATCTTTGATGCATTTTATGTTTCCCTTTTATCTGAAAAATATAAAACTGGAAAACAAAACTTCGTTGCAGCATTTTTTGTGGGGCTGCGTTCAAATATAAAGGCTTGGAGAACTAAGGAGTATTCTTCCCTAATTTATGTCATAAAAAAGGCTAAATAA
- a CDS encoding phosphoglycerate kinase — MKTLDNFNFKGKKALIRVDFNVPLDAELNVTDTSRIEAAKPTIIKILEDGGSAILMSHLGRPNGQVNPDLSLKHICDEVSKAIGVSVKFVDECVGEKAEAAAASLKSGEVLLLENLRFHPEEEKGDKAFAEKLSKLGDIYVNDAFGTAHRAHASTTVVAEFFPENKCFGYLLAKEIEAIDKVMATGEKPVCAILGGSKVSSKITIIENILDKVDHLIIGGGMTYTFIKAQGGKVGDSICEDDKQELALEILKKAKEKGVEVHIPVDVLAADDFSNDANTKIVPVTEIPDGWQGLDAGPKTLEIFKEVILKSKTILWNGPIGVFEMPTFAKGTIAIGNYIAEATEKGAFSLVGGGDSVAAVKQFGFEDKVSYVSTGGGAMLESLEGKTLPGIAAIL; from the coding sequence ATGAAAACTTTAGATAATTTTAATTTCAAAGGAAAAAAAGCATTAATCAGAGTAGATTTTAATGTGCCGTTAGATGCAGAATTAAATGTAACTGATACGAGTAGAATTGAAGCTGCAAAACCAACTATAATAAAAATTTTAGAAGATGGTGGTAGTGCAATTCTTATGAGTCACTTGGGGAGGCCAAACGGACAAGTAAATCCTGATCTTTCGCTTAAACATATTTGTGATGAAGTCTCTAAAGCAATAGGCGTTAGTGTTAAATTTGTTGACGAATGTGTTGGTGAAAAAGCAGAAGCTGCTGCAGCTAGCTTAAAAAGTGGAGAGGTTTTATTATTAGAAAACCTTCGTTTTCATCCAGAAGAAGAAAAAGGCGACAAGGCTTTTGCTGAAAAATTATCGAAATTAGGAGATATTTATGTAAACGATGCCTTTGGAACTGCACATAGAGCACACGCATCTACAACAGTTGTTGCAGAATTTTTTCCTGAAAATAAATGTTTTGGGTACTTGTTAGCAAAGGAAATTGAAGCTATTGATAAAGTTATGGCAACTGGCGAAAAACCAGTTTGTGCTATTTTAGGAGGCTCAAAAGTATCTTCTAAAATTACTATTATTGAAAATATTCTAGATAAAGTAGATCATTTAATCATTGGCGGTGGTATGACATATACGTTCATTAAAGCACAAGGTGGTAAAGTGGGCGATTCTATTTGTGAGGATGATAAACAAGAATTAGCATTAGAAATTTTAAAGAAAGCTAAAGAAAAAGGAGTAGAAGTTCATATTCCTGTAGATGTTTTGGCTGCTGATGATTTTAGTAACGATGCAAATACTAAAATTGTTCCTGTAACAGAAATTCCTGATGGTTGGCAAGGTTTAGATGCTGGTCCAAAAACGTTGGAAATCTTTAAAGAAGTTATCTTAAAATCTAAAACTATTCTTTGGAATGGACCTATTGGTGTTTTTGAAATGCCAACTTTTGCAAAAGGAACTATTGCTATAGGAAACTATATTGCGGAGGCAACTGAAAAAGGAGCTTTCTCATTAGTAGGTGGCGGAGATTCTGTTGCAGCTGTAAAGCAATTTGGCTTTGAAGACAAAGTAAGTTATGTCTCTACAGGTGGTGGTGCAATGTTAGAAAGCTTAGAAGGTAAAACATTACCTGGTATTGCTGCAATACTATAA
- the mnmG gene encoding tRNA uridine-5-carboxymethylaminomethyl(34) synthesis enzyme MnmG, with translation MFDKEYDVIVVGAGHAGCEAAAAAANMGSKVLLVTMNLQNIAQMSCNPAMGGIAKGQIVREIDALGGYSGIISDKSAIQFKMLNKSKGPAMWSPRTQNDRMVFAEEWRLALEDTPNVDFYQEMVSGLLVENNKAVGVTTSLGIKIKSKSVVLTNGTFLNGLIHIGDKNFGGGRAGERAATGITEQLLSLGFESGRMKTGTPPRVDGRSLDYSKMIIQPGDAIPEKFSYSPTKALEHQRDCHMTHTSELVHDLLREGFDRSPMFNGRIKSLGPRYCPSIEDKINRFADKNSHQLFVEPEGWRTVEVYVNGFSTSLPEDVQFKALRSVVGFENVKFFRPGYAIEYDYFPPTQLKHTLETKLVSNLYFAGQINGTTGYEEAASQGLMAGINAHQKINEKEDFILKRDEAYIGVLIDDLITKGTEEPYRMFTSRAEYRTLLRQDNADLRLTPMGYKIGLAREDRLKRMEDKLEKSEKFVQFFKDTSVLPDQINPIFESVNSAVVDQSFKMFKAFSRPNVTMDHMMTIASVSNFVKENDLNREVLEQAEVQVKYSGYIAKEKNNADKLHRLENVKIPANFDYTKLKSLSTEARQKLTKIQPVTISQASRISGVSPSDISVLLVFLGR, from the coding sequence ATGTTTGATAAAGAGTATGATGTTATAGTAGTTGGCGCTGGTCATGCAGGATGTGAAGCTGCTGCTGCTGCCGCAAATATGGGTTCAAAGGTATTATTGGTGACTATGAACTTGCAAAATATTGCCCAAATGTCTTGTAATCCTGCTATGGGTGGTATTGCAAAAGGACAAATTGTGCGTGAAATTGATGCACTTGGGGGTTATAGCGGGATCATTTCCGATAAGTCTGCCATACAGTTTAAGATGCTTAATAAGTCTAAAGGGCCTGCAATGTGGAGTCCTAGAACTCAGAATGACCGAATGGTATTTGCTGAGGAATGGAGGTTGGCTTTGGAGGATACACCAAATGTTGACTTTTATCAGGAGATGGTTTCTGGCCTATTGGTAGAGAATAATAAGGCAGTTGGTGTTACTACTTCTTTAGGAATTAAGATTAAGTCTAAATCTGTAGTTCTTACAAATGGTACTTTCTTGAATGGATTAATTCATATTGGAGATAAAAACTTTGGTGGAGGTAGAGCTGGTGAACGTGCTGCAACAGGAATAACAGAACAATTATTGTCTTTAGGTTTTGAATCTGGAAGGATGAAAACAGGTACGCCGCCAAGAGTAGATGGTAGATCTTTAGATTATTCTAAGATGATTATACAGCCTGGAGATGCTATTCCGGAGAAATTTAGCTACTCTCCAACTAAAGCTTTAGAGCATCAAAGAGATTGTCATATGACGCATACGAGTGAATTGGTTCATGATTTATTGCGTGAAGGTTTTGATCGTTCTCCAATGTTTAACGGTAGAATTAAAAGTTTGGGGCCTAGATATTGCCCTTCTATAGAAGATAAAATTAATCGGTTTGCAGACAAAAACAGTCATCAATTGTTTGTGGAGCCAGAAGGTTGGAGAACTGTTGAAGTATATGTAAATGGTTTTTCTACTTCGTTACCGGAAGATGTTCAGTTTAAAGCATTGCGTTCTGTTGTCGGTTTTGAGAATGTAAAGTTCTTTAGACCGGGTTATGCTATCGAGTATGATTACTTTCCGCCAACGCAATTAAAGCATACTTTAGAAACTAAATTAGTTTCTAATTTGTATTTCGCTGGTCAAATTAATGGAACTACTGGTTATGAAGAAGCCGCTTCTCAGGGTCTTATGGCGGGCATAAATGCGCACCAAAAAATTAATGAAAAAGAAGATTTTATCTTAAAAAGAGATGAAGCTTATATCGGTGTTTTGATTGATGATTTAATTACAAAGGGTACAGAAGAGCCTTATCGTATGTTTACATCTAGAGCAGAGTATAGAACTTTGTTGCGTCAGGATAATGCAGATTTACGTTTAACACCTATGGGATATAAAATAGGTTTAGCTCGTGAGGATAGATTAAAAAGAATGGAAGACAAGTTAGAGAAGTCTGAAAAATTTGTTCAATTTTTCAAGGATACTAGTGTGCTTCCGGATCAAATAAACCCAATATTCGAAAGTGTAAATTCTGCAGTAGTAGATCAATCTTTCAAAATGTTTAAAGCATTTTCTAGACCTAATGTAACTATGGATCATATGATGACTATAGCATCTGTTTCTAATTTTGTAAAGGAGAATGATTTAAATAGAGAAGTTTTAGAACAGGCAGAAGTACAGGTAAAGTATTCGGGGTATATTGCTAAGGAGAAAAATAATGCAGATAAATTACATCGGTTGGAAAATGTAAAGATTCCTGCAAATTTTGATTACACCAAATTAAAGTCGCTTTCCACAGAAGCGAGACAGAAGTTAACCAAGATACAGCCAGTTACTATTTCGCAGGCTTCTAGAATAAGCGGAGTTTCTCCAAGTGATATTAGTGTCTTGTTAGTCTTCCTAGGAAGATAA
- the ybeY gene encoding rRNA maturation RNase YbeY — protein sequence MIEFNYELDFELSNEPYYADWLTRVIESEGKSLGNLSYIFCDDAYLLDINMKYLDHDTYTDIVTFDYCEGDTIAGDLFISIERVLENAKEYNVDFLEELHRVMSHGVLHLAGYKDKTDMDAALMRKKEEEKIKLFHVEH from the coding sequence ATGATTGAATTTAATTACGAGTTAGATTTTGAATTATCTAATGAACCCTATTATGCAGATTGGTTAACTAGGGTTATAGAATCTGAAGGTAAATCCTTGGGAAATTTAAGTTATATTTTTTGTGATGACGCTTATCTTTTAGATATTAATATGAAATATCTTGATCATGATACGTATACAGATATTGTAACTTTTGATTATTGTGAGGGAGATACTATTGCAGGAGATTTATTTATTTCTATCGAAAGGGTATTAGAAAATGCTAAGGAATATAATGTAGATTTTTTAGAGGAATTACATAGAGTTATGTCTCATGGGGTTTTGCATTTAGCAGGCTACAAGGATAAAACGGATATGGATGCGGCGCTTATGCGTAAGAAAGAAGAAGAGAAAATTAAATTGTTCCACGTGGAACATTAA
- a CDS encoding DUF6747 family protein: MRNILLVKEIYFEAFRNLGNFLIKNYLQLFAWCCFALIGISIYALVFRMSTGFAFQ, encoded by the coding sequence ATGAGGAATATTTTACTCGTTAAAGAAATTTATTTTGAAGCTTTTAGGAATTTGGGGAATTTCCTAATCAAAAACTATTTGCAACTATTTGCATGGTGTTGTTTTGCCTTAATCGGTATATCAATCTATGCACTCGTGTTTAGAATGTCTACCGGTTTTGCGTTTCAATAA
- a CDS encoding SitI3 family protein: MALKYILQVKTEVSLLNFIEIYLNKKTVLFSKGKINKGININLYEVLGFMFSFTFSEKVFFDYLIDENKVVEENWDYSSDIHFRLDKFYDNLLARLNMIEVCVYILNNTKEDIRLLFNGDILVLERTNGIISINKNFGFWNTSDLLGQIKMIVL; encoded by the coding sequence ATGGCTTTAAAGTATATATTACAAGTTAAAACGGAAGTTTCATTACTTAATTTTATTGAAATCTATCTAAATAAAAAGACTGTTTTATTTTCAAAAGGAAAAATAAATAAAGGCATAAATATAAACTTATATGAGGTATTAGGATTTATGTTTTCATTCACGTTTTCAGAAAAGGTCTTTTTTGATTATCTAATAGATGAAAATAAAGTTGTAGAAGAGAATTGGGATTATTCAAGTGATATACATTTTAGATTGGATAAGTTTTATGATAATTTATTAGCTAGATTAAATATGATAGAAGTATGTGTTTATATTTTAAATAATACAAAAGAAGATATCCGCTTATTATTCAATGGAGATATTTTAGTATTGGAAAGAACCAATGGTATTATTAGCATAAATAAAAATTTTGGATTTTGGAACACAAGTGATTTGCTGGGACAAATTAAGATGATTGTATTATGA
- a CDS encoding DNA polymerase III subunit, whose translation MLFDSILGLSHIKNHLVSSAQAGRIPHAQLFVGSEGCGTLPMAIAYAQHILCESSEATNEQTKQACHIKCNTLTHPDLHFAFPVANSDKVKSRAVSDNYIQDFRVFVKEQPYGNLFDWYRLIDIEKKQGQIGVDEAQEIVKKLSLKSYEGGYKICIIWMADKLNISASNKLLKLIEEPPDKTVFILIAEDEEQIIQTIRSRCQVLHFPPLSEDAIANGLIQLGIAQDQALRLANEANGNYNKALDLMNNDSEDLVFEKWFVQWVRSAFKAKGNKTAIHDLISWSAELAKTGRETQKKFILYCIAIMRQAMLINFNAKELAYMRIHVDGFDINKFAPFIHENNIIEITEELERAIYHIERNGNAKIIFTDLSIKLTRLLHKKADLT comes from the coding sequence ATGTTATTCGATTCTATTTTAGGTTTATCACACATAAAAAACCACTTGGTATCTAGTGCGCAAGCAGGTAGAATTCCGCATGCTCAGCTATTTGTAGGATCCGAGGGATGTGGAACACTACCCATGGCAATTGCATATGCACAACATATTCTTTGTGAATCTTCTGAAGCTACAAATGAACAAACAAAGCAAGCATGCCACATTAAGTGTAATACCCTTACCCATCCAGATTTACATTTTGCATTTCCTGTTGCAAATTCTGATAAAGTAAAAAGCCGTGCTGTTAGTGATAATTATATTCAAGATTTTAGAGTTTTTGTTAAAGAGCAGCCTTATGGGAATTTGTTTGATTGGTACCGATTAATCGATATTGAAAAAAAACAAGGCCAGATTGGTGTTGATGAAGCGCAAGAAATTGTAAAAAAACTCTCCTTAAAATCTTATGAAGGAGGCTATAAAATTTGTATAATTTGGATGGCCGATAAACTAAATATTTCTGCATCCAACAAACTTTTAAAACTAATTGAAGAGCCGCCAGATAAAACCGTTTTTATACTTATTGCTGAAGATGAAGAACAAATAATTCAAACTATTCGCTCTCGTTGTCAAGTATTGCATTTTCCGCCACTGTCAGAAGATGCAATTGCAAATGGTCTTATACAACTAGGAATTGCTCAAGACCAAGCTTTACGTTTGGCAAATGAAGCCAACGGTAATTACAACAAAGCCCTAGATCTCATGAATAATGATTCGGAAGATTTAGTTTTTGAAAAATGGTTTGTACAATGGGTTCGTAGCGCATTTAAAGCGAAAGGAAATAAAACGGCCATTCACGATCTTATTTCTTGGAGTGCAGAATTAGCGAAAACGGGAAGAGAAACTCAGAAAAAATTTATTCTGTACTGCATTGCTATTATGCGCCAAGCGATGCTAATTAATTTCAACGCAAAAGAATTGGCCTATATGCGCATTCATGTAGACGGTTTTGACATTAATAAGTTTGCCCCGTTTATTCATGAAAATAATATTATTGAAATTACTGAAGAATTAGAGCGCGCCATCTATCATATTGAACGGAATGGGAATGCTAAAATTATTTTCACAGATTTATCTATAAAATTAACTCGTTTACTGCATAAAAAAGCAGATTTAACCTAA
- a CDS encoding lytic transglycosylase domain-containing protein, which yields MIYKHSKILTLFSVVICSTSIYAQTSPKRNTTRIIESKDIPLDTTVKVLKNTQNNIIQVAPNGTIEHPNFIVKKDDKYHLEDHLLAAKYDSLWLKELSDSAPLFDEMYEEISELEIDENFLATIDTETLKLRLEKLNQKTPFNIEYNPSLESVIQSFLKRKRGLMERMLTLSQFYFPMFEQELASYNIPLELKYLAIVESALNPRATSRVGATGLWQFMYPTGKMYDLDVSSYVDDRSDPIKATKAACAYLSKLHDIYDDWDLALAAYNSGPGNVNKAIRRSGGYRNYWNIRDYLPRETAGYVPAFLATMYLFEYADEHGLKPKNAERPYFQTDTIHVKRLITFQQISELVDVSVEELEVLNPSYKLNIIPFIEEENYALRLPLNAIGKFVANEDAIYAHVEEQLKIEEKVLPKLVETKNQIRYRVKSGDFLGKIAGRYGVRVSEIKRWNNLRSNNLKIGQRLTIHSKKPVSVASKTTKSSPKTSTKSAIASATKVYTVKSGDSLWTISNKHPGVSVENLKKWNGISGNNLKLGTKLVLCDCQP from the coding sequence ATGATTTATAAACACAGTAAAATACTAACTCTTTTCTCTGTAGTTATTTGCAGTACAAGTATATACGCGCAAACTTCGCCTAAAAGAAATACGACCAGAATTATTGAGTCTAAAGATATTCCTTTAGATACTACAGTAAAAGTTCTAAAAAATACACAAAATAATATTATTCAGGTAGCTCCTAATGGTACTATTGAACATCCTAATTTTATTGTTAAAAAGGATGATAAATATCATTTAGAAGATCATTTGCTTGCTGCGAAATATGATAGTCTTTGGCTAAAAGAATTGTCTGATAGCGCTCCTCTTTTTGATGAAATGTATGAGGAGATATCTGAGCTAGAGATTGATGAAAATTTTTTGGCAACTATCGATACCGAAACGCTTAAACTTCGTTTAGAAAAATTAAATCAGAAAACACCTTTTAATATTGAATATAATCCTTCTCTTGAAAGTGTTATTCAATCTTTCTTAAAAAGAAAAAGAGGACTAATGGAGCGTATGCTTACCCTTAGTCAGTTCTATTTTCCAATGTTTGAGCAAGAATTGGCAAGTTATAATATTCCACTAGAATTAAAATATTTAGCCATTGTAGAATCTGCTTTAAATCCTAGGGCTACATCTAGAGTTGGTGCTACAGGACTGTGGCAATTTATGTATCCTACCGGTAAAATGTATGATCTTGATGTGAGTAGTTATGTCGATGACCGTAGTGACCCTATAAAAGCAACGAAAGCTGCTTGTGCTTATCTTTCAAAATTACATGATATTTACGACGATTGGGATCTTGCTTTGGCTGCCTATAACTCTGGGCCGGGAAATGTAAATAAAGCAATACGAAGATCTGGTGGGTATAGAAATTATTGGAATATCCGGGATTATTTACCTCGTGAAACAGCGGGCTATGTTCCAGCTTTTTTAGCTACCATGTATTTATTTGAATATGCGGACGAGCATGGTTTAAAGCCTAAAAATGCGGAGCGTCCTTATTTTCAAACAGATACGATTCATGTAAAAAGACTAATTACATTTCAACAAATATCAGAGTTAGTAGACGTATCTGTTGAAGAATTAGAAGTATTAAATCCTTCTTATAAATTAAATATTATACCGTTTATAGAAGAAGAAAATTATGCGCTCCGTTTGCCTCTAAATGCTATTGGTAAATTTGTAGCAAATGAAGATGCTATCTATGCACATGTAGAGGAGCAGTTAAAAATTGAAGAAAAAGTTTTACCAAAATTAGTCGAAACGAAAAATCAGATTCGCTATAGAGTTAAAAGTGGAGATTTCTTAGGGAAGATAGCTGGGCGTTATGGCGTTAGAGTAAGTGAGATTAAACGATGGAACAATTTAAGGAGTAATAATTTAAAAATTGGTCAGCGTTTAACAATCCATTCTAAAAAACCTGTAAGCGTTGCAAGTAAGACTACTAAAAGTAGTCCTAAAACAAGTACAAAGAGTGCTATTGCATCTGCTACCAAAGTGTATACGGTAAAATCAGGAGATTCTCTTTGGACAATTTCTAACAAACATCCTGGTGTCTCTGTAGAGAATTTAAAAAAATGGAATGGGATTAGTGGCAATAACTTAAAATTAGGCACGAAACTTGTGTTGTGTGATTGTCAACCCTAA
- a CDS encoding GNAT family N-acetyltransferase — MTIKQSEQDKNGVFKAVIEDQEVGHLEYAWLGSKTLSINHTEVNPDFGGQGIGKKLVLAAIDWAREKNAKIKPLCTYAKAVIDKSAELQDILA, encoded by the coding sequence ATGACTATAAAACAATCAGAACAGGATAAAAACGGAGTTTTTAAGGCTGTTATAGAAGATCAAGAAGTTGGCCATTTAGAATATGCTTGGCTAGGTTCAAAAACCTTAAGTATCAATCATACTGAAGTAAATCCAGATTTTGGCGGCCAAGGTATTGGTAAAAAACTGGTACTAGCGGCTATTGATTGGGCTCGGGAAAAAAATGCTAAAATAAAACCATTATGTACCTACGCCAAAGCAGTAATAGATAAATCCGCAGAACTTCAAGATATTCTAGCGTAA
- a CDS encoding REP-associated tyrosine transposase: MSRKYKFNNPTAAYFVSFATVYWIDVFTRQTYFNVLEESINYCRKEKGMEVFAYCFIPSHIHLIFRSNEEDSSGLLRDFKGFTARKLIKTIQDNPQESRKEWLLWMLERAGKNKSNVSKMQFWQQHNKPIELWSTKVIQQKIDYTHNNPVESSFVTNPVDWKYSRARNYQDDQTILKIEI; this comes from the coding sequence ATGAGCAGAAAATACAAATTTAATAACCCAACAGCAGCTTACTTTGTAAGCTTTGCTACTGTTTATTGGATAGATGTATTTACTAGACAAACTTATTTTAATGTATTAGAAGAGAGTATAAATTATTGTAGAAAAGAAAAAGGAATGGAGGTATTTGCTTATTGTTTTATACCTAGCCATATTCACTTAATTTTTAGGTCAAATGAAGAAGATTCTTCTGGACTACTTAGAGATTTTAAAGGTTTTACAGCTAGAAAATTAATTAAAACAATTCAAGATAATCCACAAGAAAGTAGAAAAGAATGGTTGCTTTGGATGTTAGAAAGAGCTGGAAAAAATAAAAGCAATGTATCTAAAATGCAATTCTGGCAACAACATAACAAACCAATAGAATTATGGAGTACAAAAGTTATTCAACAAAAAATAGATTATACACACAACAACCCTGTAGAGTCTAGTTTTGTAACTAATCCCGTAGACTGGAAATATAGTCGCGCTAGAAATTACCAAGATGACCAAACCATTTTGAAAATAGAGATATAA
- a CDS encoding OmpH family outer membrane protein, with protein sequence MKKIVMALALFSVFACQESKIGFVDNQKLMEEYQEKVDVEAKFKVKIDALTKKRDSISQMFQMKLQAFQAKAQKMPQAQAQEEYGQLQQEGQFMGQQLQTQEQELQLQSQTEMDSIVSKVKREVKAYGKDNGYTFILGGGDGGSVLYGAEAQEVTAPIVKALNEKYKN encoded by the coding sequence ATGAAAAAAATTGTAATGGCTTTAGCACTATTTAGTGTTTTTGCATGCCAAGAGAGTAAAATTGGTTTTGTTGATAATCAAAAGCTAATGGAAGAGTATCAAGAGAAAGTTGATGTTGAAGCTAAATTCAAAGTCAAAATAGATGCTTTAACGAAAAAGAGAGATAGTATTTCTCAAATGTTTCAGATGAAATTACAAGCTTTTCAGGCTAAAGCTCAAAAAATGCCACAAGCACAGGCACAAGAGGAGTACGGTCAATTACAACAAGAGGGTCAGTTCATGGGCCAACAATTACAAACACAAGAACAAGAATTACAACTACAAAGCCAGACAGAAATGGATAGTATTGTAAGTAAAGTTAAAAGAGAAGTTAAAGCGTACGGTAAAGATAATGGGTATACGTTTATCTTAGGTGGTGGTGACGGTGGTAGTGTTCTTTACGGAGCAGAAGCACAAGAAGTTACTGCACCGATTGTAAAAGCATTAAACGAGAAGTATAAGAACTAA
- a CDS encoding DUF4837 family protein yields the protein MKKIVGFFAIVLLFVSCKDDKSVKYLPESIGAINSLAVVMDNELWQGEVGDKVREHFAAPVVGLTLEEPLFTINYMPPSVFTGSVQHSRSVLYVTRDSTNKALIKTDVYAKPQKVGVISGKNIQEIKKEIDAKADEIIKAFRGLEISEAQKRFKRSLNKDSILSKNFKVSLDIPSAYRVGRQEDNFVWYDRQVPKGTMNVIMYTMPEDYFKNDSTLVKDILRMRDSIGSIYIPGEDIAGKKNHMVSEKMFAPHVYPAEIGGKKAVEVRGLWEMSDYPMGGPYLLYIINDKENNRKLIVEGFTFAPASQKRDNMFELEAIMKTIAFR from the coding sequence ATGAAAAAAATAGTAGGTTTTTTCGCCATTGTACTTCTATTTGTATCCTGTAAAGATGATAAGAGTGTAAAATATTTACCAGAATCTATTGGTGCTATAAATTCATTGGCCGTGGTTATGGATAATGAGTTATGGCAGGGTGAAGTAGGGGATAAAGTTCGGGAGCATTTTGCAGCACCAGTTGTAGGTCTTACTTTAGAAGAACCATTATTTACTATTAATTACATGCCACCATCTGTTTTTACAGGAAGTGTTCAGCATTCTAGATCGGTCTTGTATGTTACTAGAGATAGTACAAATAAAGCATTGATTAAAACAGATGTTTATGCTAAACCACAAAAAGTTGGTGTAATTTCTGGTAAGAACATTCAAGAAATTAAAAAAGAGATAGATGCTAAAGCAGATGAGATTATTAAAGCTTTTAGAGGGTTAGAAATTTCTGAAGCTCAAAAACGTTTTAAGCGCTCGTTAAATAAAGACAGCATTCTATCTAAAAATTTTAAAGTTAGTTTAGATATTCCTTCTGCTTATAGAGTAGGAAGACAAGAAGATAATTTTGTTTGGTATGACCGTCAAGTGCCTAAGGGTACTATGAATGTTATTATGTATACTATGCCAGAAGATTATTTTAAAAATGATTCTACATTGGTAAAAGATATTCTTAGAATGCGAGATTCTATAGGTAGTATCTATATTCCAGGAGAAGATATAGCAGGCAAGAAAAACCATATGGTTTCTGAAAAAATGTTTGCTCCTCATGTGTATCCAGCAGAAATTGGTGGAAAAAAGGCTGTAGAAGTAAGAGGTCTTTGGGAAATGAGTGATTACCCAATGGGAGGCCCATACTTATTGTACATCATTAACGATAAAGAGAATAACAGAAAATTAATAGTAGAAGGATTTACTTTTGCTCCTGCCTCTCAAAAAAGAGACAATATGTTTGAGTTAGAAGCAATTATGAAAACTATTGCATTTAGATAA
- the yiaA gene encoding inner membrane protein YiaA, with amino-acid sequence MNYNFSNDTGEEKNKKKIQKEFDNKPTPAFIGASWVALVAGMLAFCVGLSNAAMLLNEKGYYLTILLFGLFSAVSVQKNVRDRLEGTEVTDMYYGISWFAALASITLLVIGLWNADLNLSEKGFYGMSFTLSLFAAIAVQKNTRDKKFIESTEEV; translated from the coding sequence ATGAATTACAATTTTAGTAACGATACCGGAGAAGAAAAGAACAAGAAAAAAATTCAGAAAGAATTTGATAACAAACCAACCCCTGCTTTTATAGGCGCTTCTTGGGTGGCATTAGTAGCAGGTATGCTTGCTTTCTGTGTAGGGTTATCTAATGCAGCCATGCTTTTGAATGAAAAAGGGTATTACTTAACCATTCTTCTGTTCGGGTTATTCTCGGCAGTATCTGTGCAGAAAAATGTACGAGATCGTTTGGAAGGTACAGAAGTAACAGATATGTACTATGGTATAAGCTGGTTTGCTGCATTAGCATCTATAACCTTACTGGTTATTGGTTTATGGAATGCCGATTTAAACCTAAGTGAAAAAGGATTTTACGGAATGTCCTTTACCTTAAGCTTATTTGCAGCTATTGCAGTACAAAAAAACACACGTGATAAGAAGTTTATAGAAAGTACAGAAGAGGTATAA